One Tursiops truncatus isolate mTurTru1 chromosome 3, mTurTru1.mat.Y, whole genome shotgun sequence DNA segment encodes these proteins:
- the LOC117311818 gene encoding small integral membrane protein 24-like — MGTLETLLLCTLLLSPAEAQQGRHLKPWLVGLAAVVGFLFIVFILMLANRIWCSKERAEDEEGSAFRRDPHLYEEVDLSKEDKKGKKEEEKKAKKEGESNLGLELEEKEELRDQEQVKNTAM; from the exons ATGGGGACCCTGGAGACCCTGCTGCTCTGCACCCTGCTCCTGTCGCCGGCTGAGGCCCAGCAAG GGCGTCATCTGAAGCCGTGGCTGGTGGGTCTGGCTGCTGTCGTGGGGTTCCTGTTCATCGTCTTCATCCTCATGCTGGCCAACCGTATCTGGTGCTCCAAAGAGAG AGCTGAGGATGAAGAGGGGTCTGCATTCAGAAGGGATCCCCACTTGTACGAGGAAGTGGACCTGAG TAAAGAAGacaagaaggggaagaaagaggaggagaaaaaggccaagaaggaaggagagagcaacttggggctggagctggaggagaaagaggagctCAGAGACCAGGAGCAAGTCAAGAACACGGCCATGTGA